A window of Infirmifilum lucidum contains these coding sequences:
- a CDS encoding Cdc6/Cdc18 family protein — protein MHGPGHSPLSRIVLDHRKMSSEYVPVFLPHRESEVKETLKHFYPIIRGEKGLTKTVIYDGPTGTGKTAVAKRILLSLSEHASLGKFPPLTTSYVNAYELRSKFSVFRKIGEDVGLRFPRKGFSTHEVIAYTFQTLSRSGSNLVLVVDEADMLVRQKEGEEVLYVLTRVGELLSDVNVGIGLIVIFRDFQVSTESISNVGVRSSLSSTVIRFNPYSSKQLADILWYRVEKEGAMRPGAVGSEVIEMIANTFGYDHQRGGWGDARMALKTLYYAALRAENLGRGVVLPEDVREVLNQGILPTPFDEEEIEKLQLHEKILLLAITNILLMERDKAYVSIGDVEFEYEDLCNNYGIKPLKHTSIWERVQVLKNKGLIDTRVSSMDGKGRTTQIALPQVPEVEYLGINRVPLDVLKKVLQESIEEELRSAH, from the coding sequence ATGCATGGCCCAGGGCATTCACCACTATCCAGAATCGTATTGGATCACAGAAAGATGAGTAGCGAGTATGTTCCGGTTTTCTTGCCGCACAGGGAGAGCGAGGTTAAAGAGACTCTCAAGCATTTCTACCCGATAATACGGGGGGAGAAGGGCCTAACCAAGACGGTTATTTATGACGGGCCCACGGGAACCGGGAAGACTGCTGTCGCAAAGAGAATACTCTTGTCGCTTAGCGAACATGCCTCTTTGGGTAAATTTCCCCCGCTTACGACGAGTTACGTTAATGCATACGAGCTTAGATCCAAGTTCTCGGTTTTCAGGAAGATCGGGGAGGATGTCGGCCTGCGTTTCCCGCGGAAGGGGTTCTCCACACACGAGGTAATCGCGTACACGTTCCAAACTCTCTCCAGGAGTGGGTCAAACCTTGTTCTCGTAGTCGACGAGGCTGATATGCTTGTTCGGCAGAAGGAAGGCGAGGAAGTTCTATACGTCTTGACTAGGGTGGGGGAACTCCTAAGCGATGTAAATGTGGGAATAGGGCTAATTGTAATTTTCCGGGACTTCCAGGTGAGTACTGAGAGTATATCCAATGTAGGTGTAAGGAGCTCTCTTTCGTCTACTGTTATACGCTTTAACCCTTACAGCTCTAAACAATTGGCCGATATTCTCTGGTATCGGGTAGAGAAGGAAGGAGCTATGAGGCCTGGGGCTGTCGGTAGCGAAGTAATTGAGATGATCGCGAATACCTTTGGGTACGATCATCAACGAGGGGGTTGGGGGGACGCCCGAATGGCTCTAAAGACTCTATACTACGCGGCTTTGAGGGCAGAGAACTTAGGTCGGGGAGTTGTTCTCCCAGAGGATGTGCGCGAAGTTCTCAACCAGGGTATATTGCCCACACCATTCGACGAGGAAGAAATCGAGAAACTCCAATTGCACGAGAAGATTTTACTCCTAGCAATAACGAACATCCTACTTATGGAGAGAGATAAAGCCTACGTGAGTATCGGGGACGTGGAATTTGAATACGAAGACCTCTGCAACAACTACGGCATTAAGCCGCTGAAACACACAAGCATCTGGGAGAGGGTTCAAGTGTTGAAGAACAAGGGATTGATCGACACGCGGGTCAGTAGCATGGACGGGAAAGGCAGAACAACCCAAATAGCACTACCCCAGGTACCTGAGGTCGAGTACTTAGGAATAAACAGGGTACCGCTAGACGTCCTCAAGAAGGTTCTACAAGAGTCGATAGAGGAAGAGCTCAGAAGCGCGCACTAG
- a CDS encoding 50S ribosomal protein L5, with translation MKGVPVMEAGHLMRRIFIGKVVVNIGVGESGERLAKAAKLLEELTGQKPSLRRARRSIKEFGVKKGENIAVMVTLRGEKAINFLKRALAAVDYKINERSIDKHGNFAFGVKEHILLPGVKYDPEVGIFGFDVIVALERPGYRIARRRRKRSKIGYRHRVTREETIAYLEKVLGVQVIRAKRGG, from the coding sequence ATGAAGGGTGTCCCCGTCATGGAGGCTGGCCATCTGATGCGTAGGATCTTTATAGGTAAGGTTGTAGTCAACATAGGTGTTGGCGAGAGCGGAGAAAGGCTTGCTAAAGCGGCAAAGCTCCTTGAGGAATTAACAGGCCAGAAGCCGTCGTTACGACGTGCTAGGAGGTCTATCAAAGAGTTTGGAGTCAAGAAGGGTGAAAACATTGCTGTCATGGTCACACTTCGAGGAGAAAAAGCAATAAATTTCCTGAAACGGGCGCTTGCAGCAGTCGACTACAAGATAAATGAGAGGAGCATCGATAAGCACGGCAACTTCGCTTTTGGTGTCAAGGAACACATACTCCTGCCCGGCGTGAAGTACGATCCAGAAGTAGGAATATTCGGTTTTGACGTGATAGTTGCACTCGAGAGGCCTGGCTATCGCATAGCGCGGAGGAGAAGAAAGAGATCAAAGATCGGTTATAGGCACCGAGTTACTAGGGAGGAGACGATAGCATACTTAGAAAAAGTTTTAGGAGTGCAGGTTATTAGGGCAAAAAGAGGTGGGTAG
- a CDS encoding 50S ribosomal protein L32e: MSEEKQPGAERETKKVKPALSPEERKMLKLRAEINSLRPRFIRMNSWRLKRLKDSWRSPRRSLDNKIRLQRKGFPPLVKVGYRGPAVVRGLHPSGFEEVIVHTVEELEKIDPSRQAVRIASTVARRKRIEIIKKAEEKGIRILNAGGA, from the coding sequence ATGAGCGAGGAGAAACAGCCTGGTGCTGAGAGAGAAACAAAGAAGGTAAAGCCAGCCCTTTCCCCTGAAGAACGGAAGATGCTTAAACTCCGTGCAGAGATTAACAGCCTAAGGCCCAGGTTCATACGCATGAACTCGTGGAGGCTGAAAAGACTTAAGGATAGCTGGCGTAGCCCTAGGCGAAGCCTCGACAACAAGATAAGGTTGCAGCGAAAAGGTTTCCCGCCACTTGTGAAGGTTGGCTATCGTGGTCCAGCTGTGGTGCGCGGCCTGCACCCCTCTGGGTTCGAAGAGGTTATCGTGCACACGGTAGAAGAGCTCGAGAAAATAGACCCCTCCAGGCAGGCCGTTAGAATTGCGTCAACTGTTGCTAGGCGTAAGAGAATCGAAATAATTAAAAAGGCGGAGGAAAAGGGTATCCGCATACTTAATGCAGGGGGTGCGTAG
- the rplX gene encoding 50S ribosomal protein L24, with protein sequence MQRAVSSKPSKVRKREVYNAPLHVRSKRIVAPLSKELQEKLGIKRIRVRKGDKVLIVRGSFKGHEGRVTGVNTKRERIYVEGAVLRKADGTEVPYPIHPSKVIVVELDLSDKRRRELVEKRKVGGGQ encoded by the coding sequence ATGCAACGTGCCGTCTCATCGAAACCCTCAAAGGTGAGAAAGAGGGAAGTGTACAATGCCCCGCTCCATGTTAGGTCTAAGAGGATAGTAGCGCCTCTCTCAAAAGAGCTCCAGGAAAAGCTTGGCATAAAGAGGATACGGGTGAGGAAAGGGGACAAAGTACTCATCGTTCGCGGCTCTTTTAAGGGGCATGAAGGGAGAGTCACAGGGGTCAACACCAAGAGAGAACGTATATACGTTGAGGGGGCTGTGTTGCGCAAGGCTGACGGAACAGAGGTTCCTTATCCAATCCATCCATCTAAGGTCATTGTCGTGGAGCTAGATTTATCGGATAAACGTAGAAGGGAGCTTGTTGAGAAACGTAAAGTCGGTGGTGGGCAATGA
- a CDS encoding 50S ribosomal protein L18: MARGSTYKVPLKRRREGKTNYYKRRKLILSRKPRLVVRILSRTAIVQVIKADPRGDITLASAHSRELLKYGWKGGLKNTPAVYLLGMLAALKAKKNGVNEAVLDIGLHRPTRGGRVFAAAKGAIDAGLSVPASEEIFPGDDRIKGEHIALYSRLLREQDPEEYHRRFSEYLAKGLSPEDLPRHFEEVRENILRAFS; the protein is encoded by the coding sequence GTGGCTAGAGGATCAACATACAAGGTTCCGCTAAAGCGGCGTCGAGAAGGTAAAACAAATTACTACAAAAGGAGGAAGCTCATACTTTCCAGGAAGCCCCGGCTTGTCGTCAGGATTCTCTCACGAACCGCGATTGTCCAGGTCATAAAGGCTGATCCTAGGGGAGACATAACTCTGGCTTCCGCGCACTCAAGAGAATTACTAAAATATGGCTGGAAGGGGGGATTAAAGAACACGCCGGCTGTATACCTGCTCGGCATGCTTGCTGCTTTGAAGGCCAAGAAGAATGGCGTAAACGAGGCAGTGCTAGATATAGGGTTGCACAGACCGACAAGAGGGGGTAGAGTTTTCGCGGCAGCTAAGGGAGCTATCGATGCAGGCCTTAGCGTTCCGGCAAGTGAAGAGATTTTCCCAGGAGACGATAGAATAAAGGGTGAACATATAGCTCTATACTCAAGACTACTCCGGGAACAGGATCCTGAAGAATATCACAGGCGTTTCTCAGAGTACCTCGCGAAGGGTCTTAGTCCTGAAGATCTACCTAGACACTTCGAGGAAGTAAGAGAGAACATCCTAAGGGCTTTTTCATGA
- a CDS encoding 30S ribosomal protein S4e has protein sequence MTRKIRSSLRHLRRSIAPPFWPISRKEHAWTVKPSPGPHPLFKSIPLGIVVRDILGYATSMREARRILNERKISIDGRVITDYKFPVGLMDIIHVIPEGKFYRVVPDAIKKLKLVEIPQEEAGYKLLKVIRKQSVRGGSIQLTLHDGRNILLPKPGEGGLNVRTFDSLLITIPKQSIVQHVPLREGVLAAVTDGRHVGFVGRIESIQQVFKRKDALVVLKNDQGETARTKLEYILPVGTEKPLVTIG, from the coding sequence ATGACGCGTAAGATTAGGAGCTCGCTCAGACATCTGAGAAGATCCATCGCGCCCCCCTTCTGGCCTATAAGCAGGAAGGAGCACGCGTGGACCGTTAAGCCGAGCCCCGGCCCGCACCCCCTCTTCAAGAGCATACCGCTCGGCATAGTAGTGCGGGATATCCTGGGCTACGCAACTTCAATGAGGGAAGCCCGTCGAATCCTGAACGAGAGAAAGATCTCGATAGATGGGCGTGTCATTACAGACTACAAGTTCCCGGTAGGCCTCATGGATATTATTCATGTTATCCCTGAAGGAAAGTTTTACCGAGTAGTGCCTGACGCTATAAAGAAGCTGAAACTTGTTGAAATACCACAGGAAGAAGCTGGCTACAAGCTGTTAAAAGTCATTCGAAAACAGTCAGTAAGAGGGGGCAGTATCCAGCTCACGCTCCACGATGGGAGAAACATCCTACTACCCAAGCCAGGTGAAGGGGGCCTTAACGTGAGGACATTTGACTCTCTACTAATAACCATTCCTAAACAGTCTATCGTTCAACACGTTCCACTCAGGGAAGGCGTGCTCGCAGCCGTAACCGATGGGCGCCACGTGGGTTTTGTCGGTAGGATTGAATCCATACAACAGGTATTTAAGCGCAAAGACGCACTCGTGGTCTTAAAGAATGATCAAGGAGAGACGGCAAGAACCAAGCTTGAGTACATTCTTCCTGTAGGCACCGAAAAGCCTCTAGTGACTATTGGGTGA
- a CDS encoding 50S ribosomal protein L19e — translation MDVSVARRLASEVLGVGESRIWVDPTRLDDVAAAISREDVRRLIKEGIIKALPPSTPSRGRHRLRRLKKKRGRGPGSRKGPRVDEKRVWIARVRAQRRFLKALKSKGLIDSKNFWRVYKLIKGGVFRSVAHLKLYLSEHKLIKVNQSG, via the coding sequence ATGGATGTAAGTGTAGCCCGCAGGCTTGCATCAGAGGTGCTCGGCGTTGGGGAGAGCAGGATTTGGGTCGACCCTACGCGCTTAGACGACGTAGCTGCCGCCATAAGCCGAGAGGATGTTAGGCGGCTAATCAAAGAAGGTATAATAAAAGCCCTACCACCATCCACACCGTCCCGTGGCAGGCATAGGCTTAGAAGGCTTAAAAAGAAAAGGGGTAGGGGTCCAGGGAGTAGGAAAGGTCCAAGAGTCGATGAGAAGAGAGTGTGGATAGCAAGGGTGAGAGCTCAGAGAAGATTCCTCAAAGCCCTGAAGAGCAAAGGGTTGATTGACAGCAAAAATTTCTGGAGAGTTTACAAGTTAATAAAGGGCGGAGTGTTTAGAAGCGTGGCACACCTCAAGTTGTACCTTTCTGAACACAAGCTAATAAAGGTGAACCAGAGTGGCTAG
- a CDS encoding uL15m family ribosomal protein, with translation MVRRREKKSKYYRGSRTHGWGRVAQHRRSGRKGGRGRVGYHKHKWSWILKNAPDWYGKHGFTRHPSLVTRYSSLNVGELDEKIDKLVELGLATKSEDGFYIDLALLGVNKLTGRGRVTKKIVVSVHKATEQAVAKIVAAGGKVIRPGEAN, from the coding sequence TTGGTTAGACGCCGCGAAAAGAAGAGCAAGTACTACCGGGGTAGCAGGACACACGGTTGGGGTCGTGTGGCCCAACACAGGAGAAGCGGGAGAAAAGGAGGGCGTGGCCGTGTTGGCTACCACAAGCACAAGTGGAGCTGGATCCTAAAGAATGCTCCAGACTGGTACGGTAAGCACGGCTTCACCCGCCACCCATCTCTGGTTACAAGGTACTCATCCCTGAATGTAGGTGAGTTAGACGAAAAGATAGACAAGCTGGTAGAGCTAGGTCTTGCCACTAAAAGCGAAGACGGCTTCTACATTGATCTTGCGCTCCTAGGCGTGAACAAGCTTACAGGGAGAGGAAGGGTGACTAAGAAGATAGTGGTGTCTGTTCACAAAGCGACTGAGCAAGCGGTAGCCAAGATCGTTGCAGCCGGGGGTAAAGTCATAAGACCTGGTGAAGCCAATTGA
- a CDS encoding putative RNA uridine N3 methyltransferase → MGTCTYPPPKPEYKRVVALPSSNFSNLREPARTFHIAQLARALAIFRVEEVAIYLHDGHPCSAIKEVLEAIETPQYLRRRLVPRSPALKYIGLVPPLAIPSHQLRHEDYGLREGVVVARKRGRLLVDIGLDALVEVDGERKTGSRVTLKKERGSWVLVSTDDVELYWGFRVLCFEDMVSLVEHYRRNKYLVIATSRRGEVVNLEVLSSLVTDVKNKGLDGLLILFGSWNKGLHEIAKEHGTKLEDLADFILNTIPCQGTRTVRTEEAVLATLSLLNIALP, encoded by the coding sequence ATGGGTACTTGCACCTACCCTCCTCCTAAACCAGAATACAAGAGGGTTGTTGCCTTACCATCTTCGAATTTCTCCAATCTACGTGAACCCGCACGGACGTTCCACATAGCACAACTAGCACGAGCGCTGGCGATCTTCAGAGTTGAGGAGGTGGCTATTTACCTGCATGATGGGCATCCGTGCAGTGCTATTAAGGAGGTTCTCGAAGCTATCGAGACTCCACAGTATCTCAGGAGAAGACTTGTTCCTAGGAGCCCCGCTCTGAAGTATATTGGCTTGGTTCCTCCACTCGCAATACCTTCTCATCAATTAAGGCATGAAGACTACGGGCTTAGAGAGGGTGTCGTAGTAGCTAGGAAGAGGGGGAGATTGCTGGTAGATATTGGTTTAGATGCATTAGTTGAAGTGGATGGAGAGAGGAAAACCGGGAGTAGAGTAACTCTGAAGAAGGAGAGGGGCTCCTGGGTTTTAGTCTCTACGGATGACGTCGAGCTGTACTGGGGTTTTAGGGTACTGTGTTTCGAGGACATGGTATCACTGGTAGAGCATTACAGGAGGAACAAGTACCTGGTGATCGCAACTTCACGCCGCGGCGAAGTAGTGAATTTAGAGGTTTTAAGCTCGCTTGTCACAGATGTGAAGAATAAGGGGCTTGACGGGCTACTGATACTATTCGGGAGCTGGAACAAAGGGCTACACGAGATAGCGAAGGAGCACGGCACGAAGCTCGAAGATCTAGCGGACTTCATTTTGAACACTATTCCCTGTCAGGGTACCCGTACGGTCAGAACTGAAGAAGCTGTACTGGCAACGCTTTCGCTCCTAAATATAGCCCTTCCATAG
- the menC gene encoding o-succinylbenzoate synthase, whose amino-acid sequence MEIRKVDVYFLEMKLKGEFRTSFGSLLARPVVLVRVEEKGGEEGWGELVAEWGPWYSYETYDVSLLVLRKFIIPLLLESEIQRPEDFQRIVSRVRGYPMAKTAVEEALVDLFARLRRVPIADLLGGDRREIVSGVSIGIKPTIDELLSEVRRRVEEGYQRIKIKIEPGFDLKPVEAIKREFGDIPLQVDANGAYSLRDIRLFRELDKHGLLMIEQPLAWDDLLAHSILSRKISTPICLDESIKSLQDLVVGWMLGSLEIVNVKPSRVGGVIAAREILEAAPKLGLGAWIGGMLETGIGRAFLVALASHAAVNYPNDISASDRYWEEDIVEPPWILTARGTIEVPSRPGLGVEVLIDSIEKMSREKWSMAK is encoded by the coding sequence TTGGAGATAAGGAAAGTTGACGTGTATTTCCTCGAAATGAAGCTTAAAGGAGAGTTTAGAACCAGTTTCGGCTCTCTCCTCGCACGTCCAGTCGTCTTAGTCAGAGTCGAGGAGAAAGGCGGAGAGGAGGGCTGGGGAGAACTTGTCGCAGAGTGGGGCCCGTGGTACAGCTACGAGACATACGATGTCTCTCTACTAGTATTGAGGAAATTCATCATCCCCTTGCTCCTCGAGTCTGAGATCCAAAGACCCGAGGACTTTCAGAGAATCGTATCACGCGTGAGAGGCTATCCCATGGCGAAAACAGCGGTTGAAGAAGCCCTAGTAGATCTATTTGCCCGTCTCAGGAGAGTTCCTATCGCGGATCTTCTCGGTGGCGACAGGAGAGAAATAGTGTCAGGAGTCAGTATTGGGATAAAACCCACTATCGATGAACTCCTAAGTGAAGTGAGAAGAAGGGTGGAAGAAGGCTACCAGCGCATAAAGATAAAGATAGAGCCCGGGTTTGACCTCAAGCCTGTCGAAGCCATTAAGAGAGAATTTGGGGATATCCCACTTCAAGTCGACGCAAACGGCGCCTACTCGCTTAGGGACATCAGGCTCTTCCGGGAACTAGACAAGCACGGGTTACTGATGATCGAGCAACCACTAGCCTGGGACGACCTCCTGGCGCACAGTATACTCTCCCGAAAGATTTCAACGCCGATCTGCCTGGACGAGAGCATTAAATCGCTACAAGACTTAGTAGTCGGGTGGATGCTTGGCTCTCTAGAGATTGTAAACGTAAAGCCCTCGCGCGTGGGGGGCGTCATAGCTGCAAGGGAAATCCTTGAGGCTGCACCGAAACTAGGACTTGGAGCGTGGATAGGAGGGATGCTCGAGACTGGTATAGGTAGAGCCTTCCTTGTGGCTCTCGCTTCTCATGCGGCTGTAAACTACCCAAATGATATTTCGGCAAGTGACAGGTACTGGGAAGAGGACATAGTTGAGCCCCCATGGATCCTAACAGCTAGAGGGACGATTGAAGTCCCAAGCCGCCCAGGACTGGGAGTTGAAGTTTTAATTGACAGTATTGAGAAGATGAGCAGAGAAAAATGGAGCATGGCAAAGTAG
- a CDS encoding FaeA/PapI family transcriptional regulator has product MPRKVTDKIIERKKLIHDYLKKHGPIPTVEIVKDLGLSHSQVFYVLRLLLREGKVKEERRGKMAYWVAVE; this is encoded by the coding sequence ATGCCGAGGAAGGTCACGGACAAGATAATTGAGAGGAAAAAGCTCATACACGACTACCTGAAGAAGCACGGTCCTATACCCACTGTTGAAATAGTGAAGGATTTAGGGCTCTCCCATAGCCAGGTCTTCTATGTCTTGAGGCTTCTGTTACGGGAGGGGAAAGTTAAAGAGGAGAGAAGAGGGAAAATGGCGTACTGGGTTGCTGTAGAGTAG
- a CDS encoding 30S ribosomal protein S14 has protein sequence MAKLHPPKKRKYGKGSRRCIRCGTHEAVIRIYGLNLCRRCFREVAEEIGFKKYS, from the coding sequence ATGGCCAAGCTTCACCCTCCAAAAAAGCGCAAGTACGGGAAAGGTAGTAGGAGGTGTATCAGGTGCGGGACTCACGAAGCGGTCATCAGAATATACGGCTTAAACCTCTGCCGCAGGTGCTTCCGCGAGGTGGCCGAAGAAATAGGGTTCAAGAAGTACTCGTAG
- a CDS encoding 30S ribosomal protein S5 encodes MSIGNWVPRTQVGRMVAEGKIRSIDEIFARNLPIREVEIIDTLLPDLKFEVLNVNFVQRQTDSGEVSQYQVTVAVGNENGYIGVGMGKSRHIGTAIDKAVKRAKLNIIPVRRGCGSWECLCGELHSVPFKVEGKSGSVRVVLLPAPKGVGIVASDVAKTVLRLAGISDVWSRSFGETRTTHNMAKAVYEALKQTYKFHSPDNW; translated from the coding sequence GTGTCGATTGGCAACTGGGTTCCCAGAACTCAAGTTGGGAGAATGGTAGCAGAGGGTAAAATAAGGTCGATAGATGAAATATTTGCCAGAAATCTCCCCATAAGGGAAGTCGAGATCATAGACACCCTGCTTCCAGACCTCAAATTCGAAGTTCTAAACGTTAATTTCGTTCAGAGGCAGACAGACTCGGGTGAAGTAAGCCAGTACCAAGTGACTGTGGCTGTCGGGAACGAAAACGGCTATATAGGAGTAGGCATGGGTAAGTCGAGACATATAGGTACAGCTATAGACAAGGCTGTAAAGAGAGCTAAACTAAACATAATTCCCGTTAGAAGAGGCTGTGGTAGCTGGGAGTGCTTGTGCGGAGAACTGCATAGCGTGCCCTTTAAGGTTGAAGGTAAAAGTGGCAGTGTGCGTGTTGTACTTTTACCAGCTCCAAAGGGAGTCGGTATTGTAGCCTCTGACGTAGCTAAAACAGTGCTTAGACTAGCCGGGATAAGCGATGTGTGGTCCAGATCTTTTGGGGAAACTCGTACTACACACAACATGGCTAAGGCTGTATACGAGGCATTAAAACAAACGTATAAGTTCCATTCGCCTGACAACTGGTGA
- a CDS encoding 30S ribosomal protein S8: MMMDTLANAMATIYNNEVKGHRECVVYPASKLIARVLNVMKQSGYIEDFEFVNDGRGGKIVVKLHGRINKCGAIKPRFSVKKDEYVKWEQQFLPSRDVGILIISTPQGVMNHREAQSRGLGGVLLAYVY, from the coding sequence ATGATGATGGATACACTTGCTAATGCTATGGCGACGATCTACAATAACGAGGTCAAGGGTCACCGCGAGTGCGTCGTATACCCTGCCTCGAAACTAATAGCACGTGTACTCAACGTCATGAAACAGAGTGGTTACATCGAGGACTTCGAGTTCGTTAACGACGGGAGAGGCGGAAAAATAGTTGTGAAGCTACATGGTAGGATAAACAAATGCGGCGCCATTAAGCCGAGGTTCTCCGTCAAGAAGGATGAATACGTAAAGTGGGAGCAACAGTTCCTGCCCTCCAGGGACGTCGGCATACTTATTATCTCAACGCCACAGGGCGTGATGAACCACCGCGAGGCACAGAGCAGGGGTCTAGGCGGAGTGCTACTCGCCTATGTGTACTGA
- a CDS encoding 50S ribosomal protein L30 — protein sequence MALLFVIRLRGRPDRAPEEEKALGLLRLHKTYHATLVPDTPSIRGMLEKTLNSAVTYGEIRRDVLVELLKKRGRIAGNKRLTLEYLKSIGYESFEALADALLEGRVKLDEVPGLKPVFRLRPPSGGFKGTIKKNFKAGGEAGYRGEAVNDLILRML from the coding sequence ATGGCCTTGTTGTTTGTCATAAGGTTGAGAGGACGACCTGATCGAGCACCTGAGGAGGAAAAGGCGCTAGGGCTTCTGAGGCTGCACAAAACCTATCACGCAACACTCGTGCCCGACACTCCGTCCATTAGAGGCATGCTTGAGAAGACCCTTAACAGCGCAGTCACGTACGGCGAGATAAGAAGAGACGTCTTAGTGGAATTGCTCAAGAAGCGAGGAAGAATTGCTGGGAATAAAAGGCTAACGCTTGAATACCTTAAGAGTATTGGATATGAGAGCTTCGAGGCGCTTGCAGACGCACTCCTCGAAGGCAGGGTAAAGTTGGACGAGGTGCCTGGGCTTAAACCTGTCTTCCGTCTCCGCCCACCCTCTGGCGGCTTTAAAGGGACAATAAAAAAGAACTTTAAAGCTGGAGGAGAGGCAGGCTACAGAGGAGAGGCTGTAAACGACCTCATACTTAGAATGTTGTAG
- the secY gene encoding preprotein translocase subunit SecY, with product MSVYDRLSVLFRILPEVERPSRKPSLGERLFWTGLVLIAYFLMGQVPLYGIPRQTQGTIGALEFLRIVMASKRGTLIELGIGPIVTSGIIWELLVGSKIVNIDLTSREGRRTFAGLQKLTAILFAALEAFAYIYGGVYGFLTPTQQALVFIQLFVASIFVILMNDMLEKGWGVGSAVSLFIAAGVAQQIFWELFSPIGPLADGLYYGLFPSLIVGVVNFVTTGNATLLHYAILRPTGYPDLVGFASMVALLLFLAYLESTKVTIPVSSARFSGMRTRIPLKLLYVSVMPVILVGALYANIVMITQALWPRLNPGNTNPYLNVIAKFNYTQNGPVPLPGSLVYYITPPRSIFSVFYDPVHVAVYALLYISFAVLFGVAWIVTSGMDPESQAEQLVKAQLHIPGFRKSEKIIANVLRRYIWSLTILSSILIGLIAVTSDLLRVMGGGTGILLLVGITIQYYSILASERALEMYPALSRLLGE from the coding sequence TTGAGCGTCTACGACCGTTTATCGGTACTCTTCAGGATACTCCCAGAGGTGGAACGACCCTCTAGGAAGCCGAGCCTCGGGGAGAGGCTCTTCTGGACTGGACTGGTGTTAATTGCATACTTCCTGATGGGGCAGGTTCCGCTCTATGGCATACCCAGGCAGACTCAGGGAACTATCGGGGCGCTTGAGTTCTTACGCATAGTAATGGCCTCCAAGAGAGGCACACTAATAGAACTTGGTATAGGGCCGATAGTTACTTCTGGAATTATCTGGGAGTTACTAGTAGGTAGCAAGATTGTGAACATAGATCTAACGAGCAGAGAGGGAAGGAGAACCTTTGCTGGCCTTCAAAAGCTCACGGCTATACTTTTCGCTGCGCTTGAAGCCTTCGCGTATATCTACGGCGGTGTTTACGGATTCCTTACTCCTACACAGCAAGCCCTAGTGTTCATTCAGCTGTTTGTTGCGAGCATATTCGTAATTTTAATGAATGACATGCTTGAGAAGGGGTGGGGGGTTGGGAGCGCAGTAAGTCTCTTCATAGCCGCCGGGGTAGCACAGCAAATATTCTGGGAACTATTTAGCCCAATAGGGCCACTCGCCGATGGACTCTACTACGGCCTCTTCCCGTCTCTAATAGTGGGAGTCGTTAACTTTGTCACGACGGGGAATGCCACCCTGCTACACTATGCAATACTCAGACCCACAGGCTATCCAGATCTAGTAGGTTTTGCCTCAATGGTTGCACTACTACTATTCCTAGCATATCTTGAGAGCACCAAAGTCACAATACCGGTATCCAGCGCGAGGTTTAGTGGCATGCGTACGCGGATACCCCTAAAGCTCCTGTACGTGTCTGTAATGCCCGTGATACTAGTTGGCGCACTCTATGCCAACATAGTAATGATAACACAAGCACTCTGGCCTAGGTTGAATCCAGGAAACACGAACCCCTATCTCAACGTTATCGCCAAGTTTAACTACACACAAAACGGCCCAGTTCCGTTACCAGGCAGTCTAGTCTACTACATCACTCCGCCTAGATCCATATTCTCGGTTTTCTACGACCCAGTACACGTGGCAGTATACGCTTTACTCTACATTTCTTTCGCAGTTCTCTTTGGCGTTGCCTGGATAGTAACCTCTGGCATGGATCCCGAGAGCCAGGCTGAGCAGCTCGTCAAGGCTCAACTCCATATACCCGGGTTCAGAAAGAGCGAGAAAATCATAGCAAATGTGCTCAGGCGCTATATATGGAGCCTGACCATTCTTAGCAGCATACTGATAGGCCTAATCGCCGTAACAAGCGACCTACTAAGAGTCATGGGAGGGGGCACTGGGATCTTACTGCTCGTCGGTATAACAATACAGTACTATTCAATACTGGCAAGCGAGCGCGCTTTAGAGATGTACCCGGCGCTTTCACGCTTGCTAGGCGAGTAG